A stretch of Equus caballus isolate H_3958 breed thoroughbred chromosome 11, TB-T2T, whole genome shotgun sequence DNA encodes these proteins:
- the HEATR6 gene encoding HEAT repeat-containing protein 6 isoform X1, which yields MAAVQVAGSLPGGQQRQAPREPPPEQGNGFRCLSARLRALRPDDSSSARTEIHLLFDQLISENYSEGGGVAPEDVSTLLVQACRLVPPNQNHLVSKVSQLIHHLLNRLQVIVDEQNLDFLLAYTISAIQQCSSWTHVEVLQALAALVYCNGSKCQKYLPDLLGKSGLLMKLSDSSQSDPEVRRAAVHCMANLCLSVPGQPYLEEPYQNICFQAFLTTLQSPKSSDMDDITFCMLLQNALKGIQSLLNGGKMKLTQTDELGALLAVLKKSMFHGLPGLSIEMPTVLYPTPLPQYDGRPPDKPQQSESSASRPTVNRKKKSKVKPKKTQQGEDEEEEEPSGEREAASVTGSGRANLREGSPQCPPSAGVQSLPFNGSGAAGKERASSPLSSSSWKRVSSSESDYSDAEGGMQSKMRSYQAKVRQGALACFLSTIKSIEKKVLYGYWSAFVPDTPELGSPQSVSLMTLTLKDPSPKTRACALQVLSAILEGSKQFLSVAEDTSDHRRAFTPFSVMIASSIRELHRCLLLALVAESSSQTLTQIIKCLANLVSNSPYNRLKLSLLTKVWNQIKPYLRHKDVNVRVSSLTLLGAVVSTHAPLPEVQLLLQQPCSSGLSNSNSATPHLSPADWWKKGSSGPFLEETSVSSPKGSSEPCWLIRLCISIVVLPKEDSCSGGDAASAAGSTYEPSPMRLEALQVLAHLARGYFSMAQVYLMELGEVICKCMGEADPSIQLHGAKLLEEVGTGLIQQYKRDSSVAPDQRVPVTLVVMFWTMMLNGPLPRALQNSEHPTLQASACDALSSILPEAFSSLPSDRQILCITLLLGLNDSKNRLVKAATSRALGVYVLFPCLRQDVIFVADTANAILMSLQDKSLNVRAKAAWSLGNLTDTLIVNMETPDPSFQEEFSGLLLLKMLRSAIEASKDKDKVKSNAVRALGNLLHFLQPSHIQKPRFAEIIEESLQALISTVLTEAAMKVRWNACYALGNVFKNPALPLGTAPWTSQAYNALTSVVTSCKNFKVRIRSATALSIPGKREHYGSVDQYAQIWNALVTALQKSEDTTDFLEFKYCASLRTQICQALIHLLSLASTSDLPSIKETLELNGDMIQSYILQFLKSGAEGDDTGAPHSPQERDQMVKTALEHISSVQALTGDTAKRAIMGFLEDTLTIYFDSGSQVALIGLTHR from the exons ATGGCGGCAGTGCAAGTCGCCGGCTCCTTGCCCGGCGGGCAGCAGCGGCAGGCGCCGCGGGAGCCACCCCCCGAGCAGGGCAACGGGTTCCGCTGCTTGTCAGCCCGCCTCCGCGCCCTGCGTCCGGATGACAGCAGCTCCGCCCGCACCGAGATCCACCTGCTCTTCGACCAGCTCATCTCTGAGAACTACAGCGAGGGCGGCGGTGTGGCCCCCGAG gatGTCAGTACTCTTCTTGTCCAAGCTTGCCGACTGGTGCCTCCTAATCAGAATCATCTTGTCAGCAAAGTGTCTCAGCTGATCCACCATTTACTTAACAGATTACAG GTCATTGTTGATGAACAGAACTTGGATTTCCTGTTGGCATATACCATTTCTGCTATTCAACAGTGCAGTTCCTGGACACATGTGGAAGTTCTTCAAGCCCTGGCAGCTCTGGTTTACTGCAATGGCTCGAAATGTCAAAAG TACCTCCCAGACTTGCTAGGCAAGAGTGGACTCTTGATGAAGTTGAGTGACTCGTCTCAGTCGGACCCTGAAGTTAGGAGAGCTGCAGTGCATTGTATGGCAAACCTATGTCTCAG TGTACCAGGACAGCCGTACTTGGAGGAGCCCTACCAAAATATCTGCTTCCAGGCTTTCTTGACCACTTTACAGTCTCCAAAGTCATCTGATATGGATGATATCACATTTTGCATG ttGTTACAAAATGCATTAAAAGGTATACAGTCTCTTCTAAATGGTGGGAAGATGAAACTGACGCAGACTGATGAACTTGGAGCCCTGCTAGCTGTGCTAAAG AAATCCATGTTTCATGGACTCCCTGGACTGAGCATAGAGATGCCTACGGTGTTATACCCCACTCCACTTCCTCAGTATGATGGGCGACCACCCGACAAACCACAGCAATCGGAATCCAGTGCTTCTCGACCAACTGTG aatagaaagaaaaaatcaaaagtaaaaccaaagaaaaccCAGCAAggagaagatgaggaggaggaagaacccAGCGGTGAAAGAGAAGCAGCCTCGGTCACTGGCTCAGGCAGAGCGAACCTGCGTGAAGGGAGCCCTCAGTGTCCCCCCTCCGCGGGTGTCCAGAGTTTGCCGTTCAATGGAAGTGGTGCTGCAGGAAAAGAGCGAGCCTCCTCACCCCTCAGCTCTTCCAGCTGGAAAAGGGTCAGCAGTAGTGAGTCAGACTATTCTGATGCTGAAGGAGGCATGCAGAGTAAAATGAG GTCTTACCAAGCCAAAGTTCGCCAGGGAGCATTAGCTTGTTTTCTTTCTACTATAAAATCGAtagaaaaaaaagttctttatGGCTACTGGTCAGCCTTTGTTCCTGATACCCCTGAACTCGGAAGCCCACAGTCTGTGTCCTTGATGACTCTTACATTAAAAGATCCTTCTCCAAAG ACGCGTGCCTGTGCTCTGCAAGTTTTATCGGCCATCTTAGAAGGCTCAAAGCAGTTTCTTTCTGTTGCTGAAGATACCAGCGACCACAGAAGGGCTTTCACCCCCTTCTCTGTGATGATTGCTTCCAGCATTAGAGAGTTGCACAGATGTCTGTTGTTAGCTTTGGTGGCTGAGTCATCCTCACAGACCCTTACTCAGATAATTAAG TGCCTTGCAAATTTAGTATCCAATTCGCCTTACAACCGTCTGAAACTCAGCCTGCTGACCAAAGTCTGGAACCAGATAAAGCCTTATCTCCGCCACAAAG ATGTTAATGTTCGAGTGTCAAGCCTCACTCTCCTGGGAGCCGTAGTTTCCACTCACGCACCTTTACCTGAAGTCCAGCTACTTTTACAACAGCCCTGTTCTTCTGGACTCAGCAATAGCAATTCAGCGACTCCTCACCTCAGCCCTGCTGACTGGTGGAAGAAAGGCAGCTCGGGACCCTTTCTGGAAGAGACATCAGTTAGCTCCCCTAAGGGCTCTTCAGAGCCCTGCTGGCTCATTCGACTTTGCATTTCCATTGTTGTGCTGCCCAAGGAGGATTCCTGCTCAGGTGGTGATGCTGCGTCTGCAGCAGGAAGCACCTATGAACCGTCCCCCATGCGATTGGAGGCCTTACAG GTGTTGGCTCATTTGGCAAGAGGCTACTTCTCAATGGCTCAGGTCTACCTGATGGAGCTTGGAGAGGTGATTTGCAAGTGCATGGGCGAAGCAGATCCATCCATTCAGCTTCATGGAGCCAAG CTTCTGGAAGAAGTGGGTACAGGCTTAATACAACAGTATAAACGAGATTCCAGCGTCGCACCTGATCAGAGAGTGCCCGTCACCTTG GTGGTGATGTTCTGGACTATGATGCTGAACGGTCCTTTGCCGAGAGCCCTGCAGAATTCAGAGCACCCGACCCTCCAGGCGAGCGCCTGCGATGCCCTGTCTTCCATCTTGCCGGAAGCCTTCAGCAGCCTGCCG AGCGACAGGCAGATCCTGTGCATCACTCTGCTGCTTGGGCTGAACGACAGCAAGAACCGTTTAGTGAAAGCTGCGACCTCGCGGGCCCTGGGAGTCTACGTGCTCTTTCCCTGTCTCAGACAG GATGTCATATTTGTTGCAGACACAGCAAATGCAATATTGATGTCACTTCAAGACAAGTCTCTGAATGTCCGCGCCAAAGCAGCCTGGTCCCTGGGCAACCTGACAGACACCCTGATTGTCAACAT GGAAACACCGGACCCAAGTTTCCAGGAAGAGTTCTCTGGTCTCCTGCTCTTGAAGATGTTGCGGTCAGCCATAGAGGCATCGAAGGACAAAGACAAG GTGAAAAGCAATGCAGTCCGGGCCCTTGGaaatttgcttcattttctgCAACCGTCTCATATACAAAAACCCAGATTTGCTGAAATCATTGAGGAGTCTCTCCAGGCCTTGATTTCTACTGTTCTGACTGAGGCTGCCATGAAAGTCCGATGGAATGCTTGTTACGCACTGGGAAATGTGTTTAAAAATCCTGCTCTTCCGTTAG GAACAGCCCCGTGGACCTCCCAGGCCTACAACGCCCTGACATCCGTTGTGACATCATGCAAGAACTTCAAAGTGCGCATCAGATCTGCCACTGCCCTTTCCATTCCGGGCAAGAGGGAGCATTATGGGTCTGTTGACCAGTACGCTCAGATCTGGAACGCATTGGTCACTGCCTTACAGAAGAGTGAAGACACCACAGACTTTCTGGAATTCAAGTACTGTGCCAGCCTGCGGACCCAAATCTGCCAGGCACTGATTCACCTCCTGAGCTTGGCCAGCACCTCAGACCTGCCCTCCATCAAAGAAACCCTTGAACTGAATGGGGACATGATCCAGTCCTATATCCTACAGTTTTTAAAGTCAGGAGCAGAGGGAGATGACACTGGAGCACCCCACAGCCCCCAGGAAAGAGACCAGATGGTCAAAACAGCCCTGGAGCACATAAGCAGTGTCCAGGCACTGACTGGCGACACAGCCAAAAGGGCCATCATGGGCTTTTTAGAAGACACCCTGACTATTTATTTTGACTCTGGATCACAAGTAGCACTCATAGGATTAACACATCGGTGA
- the HEATR6 gene encoding HEAT repeat-containing protein 6 isoform X3, with protein sequence MAAVQVAGSLPGGQQRQAPREPPPEQGNGFRCLSARLRALRPDDSSSARTEIHLLFDQLISENYSEGGGVAPEDVSTLLVQACRLVPPNQNHLVSKVSQLIHHLLNRLQVIVDEQNLDFLLAYTISAIQQCSSWTHVEVLQALAALVYCNGSKCQKYLPDLLGKSGLLMKLSDSSQSDPEVRRAAVHCMANLCLSVPGQPYLEEPYQNICFQAFLTTLQSPKSSDMDDITFCMLLQNALKGIQSLLNGGKMKLTQTDELGALLAVLKKSMFHGLPGLSIEMPTVLYPTPLPQYDGRPPDKPQQSESSASRPTVNRKKKSKVKPKKTQQGEDEEEEEPSGEREAASVTGSGRANLREGSPQCPPSAGVQSLPFNGSGAAGKERASSPLSSSSWKRVSSSESDYSDAEGGMQSKMRSYQAKVRQGALACFLSTIKSIEKKVLYGYWSAFVPDTPELGSPQSVSLMTLTLKDPSPKTRACALQVLSAILEGSKQFLSVAEDTSDHRRAFTPFSVMIASSIRELHRCLLLALVAESSSQTLTQIIKCLANLVSNSPYNRLKLSLLTKVWNQIKPYLRHKDVNVRVSSLTLLGAVVSTHAPLPEVQLLLQQPCSSGLSNSNSATPHLSPADWWKKGSSGPFLEETSVSSPKGSSEPCWLIRLCISIVVLPKEDSCSGGDAASAAGSTYEPSPMRLEALQVLAHLARGYFSMAQVYLMELGEVICKCMGEADPSIQLHGAKLLEEVGTGLIQQYKRDSSVAPDQRVPVTLVVMFWTMMLNGPLPRALQNSEHPTLQASACDALSSILPEAFSSLPSDRQILCITLLLGLNDSKNRLVKAATSRALGVYVLFPCLRQDVIFVADTANAILMSLQDKSLNVRAKAAWSLGNLTDTLIVNMETPDPSFQEEFSGLLLLKMLRSAIEASKDKDKVKSNAVRALGNLLHFLQPSHIQKPRFAEIIEESLQALISTVLTEAAMKVRWNACYALGNVFKNPALPLGKRAPLFSLVDGLLGQHTPVCIVIKDVRHKEQPRGPPRPTTP encoded by the exons ATGGCGGCAGTGCAAGTCGCCGGCTCCTTGCCCGGCGGGCAGCAGCGGCAGGCGCCGCGGGAGCCACCCCCCGAGCAGGGCAACGGGTTCCGCTGCTTGTCAGCCCGCCTCCGCGCCCTGCGTCCGGATGACAGCAGCTCCGCCCGCACCGAGATCCACCTGCTCTTCGACCAGCTCATCTCTGAGAACTACAGCGAGGGCGGCGGTGTGGCCCCCGAG gatGTCAGTACTCTTCTTGTCCAAGCTTGCCGACTGGTGCCTCCTAATCAGAATCATCTTGTCAGCAAAGTGTCTCAGCTGATCCACCATTTACTTAACAGATTACAG GTCATTGTTGATGAACAGAACTTGGATTTCCTGTTGGCATATACCATTTCTGCTATTCAACAGTGCAGTTCCTGGACACATGTGGAAGTTCTTCAAGCCCTGGCAGCTCTGGTTTACTGCAATGGCTCGAAATGTCAAAAG TACCTCCCAGACTTGCTAGGCAAGAGTGGACTCTTGATGAAGTTGAGTGACTCGTCTCAGTCGGACCCTGAAGTTAGGAGAGCTGCAGTGCATTGTATGGCAAACCTATGTCTCAG TGTACCAGGACAGCCGTACTTGGAGGAGCCCTACCAAAATATCTGCTTCCAGGCTTTCTTGACCACTTTACAGTCTCCAAAGTCATCTGATATGGATGATATCACATTTTGCATG ttGTTACAAAATGCATTAAAAGGTATACAGTCTCTTCTAAATGGTGGGAAGATGAAACTGACGCAGACTGATGAACTTGGAGCCCTGCTAGCTGTGCTAAAG AAATCCATGTTTCATGGACTCCCTGGACTGAGCATAGAGATGCCTACGGTGTTATACCCCACTCCACTTCCTCAGTATGATGGGCGACCACCCGACAAACCACAGCAATCGGAATCCAGTGCTTCTCGACCAACTGTG aatagaaagaaaaaatcaaaagtaaaaccaaagaaaaccCAGCAAggagaagatgaggaggaggaagaacccAGCGGTGAAAGAGAAGCAGCCTCGGTCACTGGCTCAGGCAGAGCGAACCTGCGTGAAGGGAGCCCTCAGTGTCCCCCCTCCGCGGGTGTCCAGAGTTTGCCGTTCAATGGAAGTGGTGCTGCAGGAAAAGAGCGAGCCTCCTCACCCCTCAGCTCTTCCAGCTGGAAAAGGGTCAGCAGTAGTGAGTCAGACTATTCTGATGCTGAAGGAGGCATGCAGAGTAAAATGAG GTCTTACCAAGCCAAAGTTCGCCAGGGAGCATTAGCTTGTTTTCTTTCTACTATAAAATCGAtagaaaaaaaagttctttatGGCTACTGGTCAGCCTTTGTTCCTGATACCCCTGAACTCGGAAGCCCACAGTCTGTGTCCTTGATGACTCTTACATTAAAAGATCCTTCTCCAAAG ACGCGTGCCTGTGCTCTGCAAGTTTTATCGGCCATCTTAGAAGGCTCAAAGCAGTTTCTTTCTGTTGCTGAAGATACCAGCGACCACAGAAGGGCTTTCACCCCCTTCTCTGTGATGATTGCTTCCAGCATTAGAGAGTTGCACAGATGTCTGTTGTTAGCTTTGGTGGCTGAGTCATCCTCACAGACCCTTACTCAGATAATTAAG TGCCTTGCAAATTTAGTATCCAATTCGCCTTACAACCGTCTGAAACTCAGCCTGCTGACCAAAGTCTGGAACCAGATAAAGCCTTATCTCCGCCACAAAG ATGTTAATGTTCGAGTGTCAAGCCTCACTCTCCTGGGAGCCGTAGTTTCCACTCACGCACCTTTACCTGAAGTCCAGCTACTTTTACAACAGCCCTGTTCTTCTGGACTCAGCAATAGCAATTCAGCGACTCCTCACCTCAGCCCTGCTGACTGGTGGAAGAAAGGCAGCTCGGGACCCTTTCTGGAAGAGACATCAGTTAGCTCCCCTAAGGGCTCTTCAGAGCCCTGCTGGCTCATTCGACTTTGCATTTCCATTGTTGTGCTGCCCAAGGAGGATTCCTGCTCAGGTGGTGATGCTGCGTCTGCAGCAGGAAGCACCTATGAACCGTCCCCCATGCGATTGGAGGCCTTACAG GTGTTGGCTCATTTGGCAAGAGGCTACTTCTCAATGGCTCAGGTCTACCTGATGGAGCTTGGAGAGGTGATTTGCAAGTGCATGGGCGAAGCAGATCCATCCATTCAGCTTCATGGAGCCAAG CTTCTGGAAGAAGTGGGTACAGGCTTAATACAACAGTATAAACGAGATTCCAGCGTCGCACCTGATCAGAGAGTGCCCGTCACCTTG GTGGTGATGTTCTGGACTATGATGCTGAACGGTCCTTTGCCGAGAGCCCTGCAGAATTCAGAGCACCCGACCCTCCAGGCGAGCGCCTGCGATGCCCTGTCTTCCATCTTGCCGGAAGCCTTCAGCAGCCTGCCG AGCGACAGGCAGATCCTGTGCATCACTCTGCTGCTTGGGCTGAACGACAGCAAGAACCGTTTAGTGAAAGCTGCGACCTCGCGGGCCCTGGGAGTCTACGTGCTCTTTCCCTGTCTCAGACAG GATGTCATATTTGTTGCAGACACAGCAAATGCAATATTGATGTCACTTCAAGACAAGTCTCTGAATGTCCGCGCCAAAGCAGCCTGGTCCCTGGGCAACCTGACAGACACCCTGATTGTCAACAT GGAAACACCGGACCCAAGTTTCCAGGAAGAGTTCTCTGGTCTCCTGCTCTTGAAGATGTTGCGGTCAGCCATAGAGGCATCGAAGGACAAAGACAAG GTGAAAAGCAATGCAGTCCGGGCCCTTGGaaatttgcttcattttctgCAACCGTCTCATATACAAAAACCCAGATTTGCTGAAATCATTGAGGAGTCTCTCCAGGCCTTGATTTCTACTGTTCTGACTGAGGCTGCCATGAAAGTCCGATGGAATGCTTGTTACGCACTGGGAAATGTGTTTAAAAATCCTGCTCTTCCGTTAGGTAAGAGAGCGCCCCTCTTCTCCCTGGTGGACGGCCTCCTTGGACAGCACACGCCAGTCTGCATTGTTATTAAAGATGTTCGTCACAAG GAACAGCCCCGTGGACCTCCCAGGCCTACAACGCCCTGA
- the HEATR6 gene encoding HEAT repeat-containing protein 6 isoform X2 produces MAAVQVAGSLPGGQQRQAPREPPPEQGNGFRCLSARLRALRPDDSSSARTEIHLLFDQLISENYSEGGGVAPEDVSTLLVQACRLVPPNQNHLVSKVSQLIHHLLNRLQVIVDEQNLDFLLAYTISAIQQCSSWTHVEVLQALAALVYCNGSKCQKYLPDLLGKSGLLMKLSDSSQSDPEVRRAAVHCMANLCLSVPGQPYLEEPYQNICFQAFLTTLQSPKSSDMDDITFCMNRKKKSKVKPKKTQQGEDEEEEEPSGEREAASVTGSGRANLREGSPQCPPSAGVQSLPFNGSGAAGKERASSPLSSSSWKRVSSSESDYSDAEGGMQSKMRSYQAKVRQGALACFLSTIKSIEKKVLYGYWSAFVPDTPELGSPQSVSLMTLTLKDPSPKTRACALQVLSAILEGSKQFLSVAEDTSDHRRAFTPFSVMIASSIRELHRCLLLALVAESSSQTLTQIIKCLANLVSNSPYNRLKLSLLTKVWNQIKPYLRHKDVNVRVSSLTLLGAVVSTHAPLPEVQLLLQQPCSSGLSNSNSATPHLSPADWWKKGSSGPFLEETSVSSPKGSSEPCWLIRLCISIVVLPKEDSCSGGDAASAAGSTYEPSPMRLEALQVLAHLARGYFSMAQVYLMELGEVICKCMGEADPSIQLHGAKLLEEVGTGLIQQYKRDSSVAPDQRVPVTLVVMFWTMMLNGPLPRALQNSEHPTLQASACDALSSILPEAFSSLPSDRQILCITLLLGLNDSKNRLVKAATSRALGVYVLFPCLRQDVIFVADTANAILMSLQDKSLNVRAKAAWSLGNLTDTLIVNMETPDPSFQEEFSGLLLLKMLRSAIEASKDKDKVKSNAVRALGNLLHFLQPSHIQKPRFAEIIEESLQALISTVLTEAAMKVRWNACYALGNVFKNPALPLGTAPWTSQAYNALTSVVTSCKNFKVRIRSATALSIPGKREHYGSVDQYAQIWNALVTALQKSEDTTDFLEFKYCASLRTQICQALIHLLSLASTSDLPSIKETLELNGDMIQSYILQFLKSGAEGDDTGAPHSPQERDQMVKTALEHISSVQALTGDTAKRAIMGFLEDTLTIYFDSGSQVALIGLTHR; encoded by the exons ATGGCGGCAGTGCAAGTCGCCGGCTCCTTGCCCGGCGGGCAGCAGCGGCAGGCGCCGCGGGAGCCACCCCCCGAGCAGGGCAACGGGTTCCGCTGCTTGTCAGCCCGCCTCCGCGCCCTGCGTCCGGATGACAGCAGCTCCGCCCGCACCGAGATCCACCTGCTCTTCGACCAGCTCATCTCTGAGAACTACAGCGAGGGCGGCGGTGTGGCCCCCGAG gatGTCAGTACTCTTCTTGTCCAAGCTTGCCGACTGGTGCCTCCTAATCAGAATCATCTTGTCAGCAAAGTGTCTCAGCTGATCCACCATTTACTTAACAGATTACAG GTCATTGTTGATGAACAGAACTTGGATTTCCTGTTGGCATATACCATTTCTGCTATTCAACAGTGCAGTTCCTGGACACATGTGGAAGTTCTTCAAGCCCTGGCAGCTCTGGTTTACTGCAATGGCTCGAAATGTCAAAAG TACCTCCCAGACTTGCTAGGCAAGAGTGGACTCTTGATGAAGTTGAGTGACTCGTCTCAGTCGGACCCTGAAGTTAGGAGAGCTGCAGTGCATTGTATGGCAAACCTATGTCTCAG TGTACCAGGACAGCCGTACTTGGAGGAGCCCTACCAAAATATCTGCTTCCAGGCTTTCTTGACCACTTTACAGTCTCCAAAGTCATCTGATATGGATGATATCACATTTTGCATG aatagaaagaaaaaatcaaaagtaaaaccaaagaaaaccCAGCAAggagaagatgaggaggaggaagaacccAGCGGTGAAAGAGAAGCAGCCTCGGTCACTGGCTCAGGCAGAGCGAACCTGCGTGAAGGGAGCCCTCAGTGTCCCCCCTCCGCGGGTGTCCAGAGTTTGCCGTTCAATGGAAGTGGTGCTGCAGGAAAAGAGCGAGCCTCCTCACCCCTCAGCTCTTCCAGCTGGAAAAGGGTCAGCAGTAGTGAGTCAGACTATTCTGATGCTGAAGGAGGCATGCAGAGTAAAATGAG GTCTTACCAAGCCAAAGTTCGCCAGGGAGCATTAGCTTGTTTTCTTTCTACTATAAAATCGAtagaaaaaaaagttctttatGGCTACTGGTCAGCCTTTGTTCCTGATACCCCTGAACTCGGAAGCCCACAGTCTGTGTCCTTGATGACTCTTACATTAAAAGATCCTTCTCCAAAG ACGCGTGCCTGTGCTCTGCAAGTTTTATCGGCCATCTTAGAAGGCTCAAAGCAGTTTCTTTCTGTTGCTGAAGATACCAGCGACCACAGAAGGGCTTTCACCCCCTTCTCTGTGATGATTGCTTCCAGCATTAGAGAGTTGCACAGATGTCTGTTGTTAGCTTTGGTGGCTGAGTCATCCTCACAGACCCTTACTCAGATAATTAAG TGCCTTGCAAATTTAGTATCCAATTCGCCTTACAACCGTCTGAAACTCAGCCTGCTGACCAAAGTCTGGAACCAGATAAAGCCTTATCTCCGCCACAAAG ATGTTAATGTTCGAGTGTCAAGCCTCACTCTCCTGGGAGCCGTAGTTTCCACTCACGCACCTTTACCTGAAGTCCAGCTACTTTTACAACAGCCCTGTTCTTCTGGACTCAGCAATAGCAATTCAGCGACTCCTCACCTCAGCCCTGCTGACTGGTGGAAGAAAGGCAGCTCGGGACCCTTTCTGGAAGAGACATCAGTTAGCTCCCCTAAGGGCTCTTCAGAGCCCTGCTGGCTCATTCGACTTTGCATTTCCATTGTTGTGCTGCCCAAGGAGGATTCCTGCTCAGGTGGTGATGCTGCGTCTGCAGCAGGAAGCACCTATGAACCGTCCCCCATGCGATTGGAGGCCTTACAG GTGTTGGCTCATTTGGCAAGAGGCTACTTCTCAATGGCTCAGGTCTACCTGATGGAGCTTGGAGAGGTGATTTGCAAGTGCATGGGCGAAGCAGATCCATCCATTCAGCTTCATGGAGCCAAG CTTCTGGAAGAAGTGGGTACAGGCTTAATACAACAGTATAAACGAGATTCCAGCGTCGCACCTGATCAGAGAGTGCCCGTCACCTTG GTGGTGATGTTCTGGACTATGATGCTGAACGGTCCTTTGCCGAGAGCCCTGCAGAATTCAGAGCACCCGACCCTCCAGGCGAGCGCCTGCGATGCCCTGTCTTCCATCTTGCCGGAAGCCTTCAGCAGCCTGCCG AGCGACAGGCAGATCCTGTGCATCACTCTGCTGCTTGGGCTGAACGACAGCAAGAACCGTTTAGTGAAAGCTGCGACCTCGCGGGCCCTGGGAGTCTACGTGCTCTTTCCCTGTCTCAGACAG GATGTCATATTTGTTGCAGACACAGCAAATGCAATATTGATGTCACTTCAAGACAAGTCTCTGAATGTCCGCGCCAAAGCAGCCTGGTCCCTGGGCAACCTGACAGACACCCTGATTGTCAACAT GGAAACACCGGACCCAAGTTTCCAGGAAGAGTTCTCTGGTCTCCTGCTCTTGAAGATGTTGCGGTCAGCCATAGAGGCATCGAAGGACAAAGACAAG GTGAAAAGCAATGCAGTCCGGGCCCTTGGaaatttgcttcattttctgCAACCGTCTCATATACAAAAACCCAGATTTGCTGAAATCATTGAGGAGTCTCTCCAGGCCTTGATTTCTACTGTTCTGACTGAGGCTGCCATGAAAGTCCGATGGAATGCTTGTTACGCACTGGGAAATGTGTTTAAAAATCCTGCTCTTCCGTTAG GAACAGCCCCGTGGACCTCCCAGGCCTACAACGCCCTGACATCCGTTGTGACATCATGCAAGAACTTCAAAGTGCGCATCAGATCTGCCACTGCCCTTTCCATTCCGGGCAAGAGGGAGCATTATGGGTCTGTTGACCAGTACGCTCAGATCTGGAACGCATTGGTCACTGCCTTACAGAAGAGTGAAGACACCACAGACTTTCTGGAATTCAAGTACTGTGCCAGCCTGCGGACCCAAATCTGCCAGGCACTGATTCACCTCCTGAGCTTGGCCAGCACCTCAGACCTGCCCTCCATCAAAGAAACCCTTGAACTGAATGGGGACATGATCCAGTCCTATATCCTACAGTTTTTAAAGTCAGGAGCAGAGGGAGATGACACTGGAGCACCCCACAGCCCCCAGGAAAGAGACCAGATGGTCAAAACAGCCCTGGAGCACATAAGCAGTGTCCAGGCACTGACTGGCGACACAGCCAAAAGGGCCATCATGGGCTTTTTAGAAGACACCCTGACTATTTATTTTGACTCTGGATCACAAGTAGCACTCATAGGATTAACACATCGGTGA